One Deinococcus cellulosilyticus NBRC 106333 = KACC 11606 genomic window carries:
- a CDS encoding ABC transporter ATP-binding protein, translating into MAATSDVLLAVNNLKTYFFTDEGVVKSVDGVTFHINKGETLAVVGESGSGKSVTSLSIMRLIQSPPGKIVEGEILFTGKDKTQKDITKLDEATMRKIRGNDISMIFQEPMTSLNPVYTVGDQIAEAVMLHQNKTRKDALEVAVQMLEFVGIPAARKRVHEYPHQMSGGMRQRVMIAMALSCNPALLIADEPTTALDVTIQAQILDLMRKLQKEIGMSILFITHNLGVVAEMADRVVVMYGGRVVEEGDVVEIFKAPKHPYTMGLLNSIPRVDYQSEDTGTKRKLEAIPGNVPNPLRLPPGCSFAPRCKFMVEDCNKAVPPLENTGNGHMSRCIRWREL; encoded by the coding sequence ATGGCTGCAACCAGCGACGTCTTGCTGGCTGTTAATAACCTCAAGACGTACTTTTTCACGGACGAAGGAGTCGTCAAGAGCGTGGACGGGGTGACCTTCCACATCAACAAAGGCGAAACCCTCGCTGTGGTGGGAGAATCGGGCTCCGGCAAATCGGTGACCAGTCTCTCCATCATGCGACTCATTCAAAGCCCTCCCGGCAAAATTGTGGAAGGGGAGATCCTCTTCACCGGGAAGGACAAAACCCAGAAAGACATCACCAAGCTGGACGAAGCCACCATGCGCAAGATCCGTGGAAACGACATTTCCATGATCTTCCAGGAACCCATGACCAGCTTGAACCCTGTATATACCGTCGGTGACCAGATCGCCGAAGCGGTGATGCTGCACCAGAACAAGACCCGCAAGGACGCTCTGGAAGTGGCCGTGCAGATGCTTGAGTTCGTGGGCATCCCCGCAGCCCGCAAGCGCGTGCACGAGTACCCCCACCAGATGTCTGGGGGGATGCGCCAGCGTGTGATGATCGCCATGGCCCTCAGCTGCAATCCTGCACTCCTGATTGCCGACGAGCCCACCACTGCTCTGGACGTGACCATTCAGGCCCAGATTCTGGACCTGATGCGCAAACTGCAAAAAGAAATTGGCATGAGCATCCTGTTCATCACCCACAACCTGGGTGTGGTCGCCGAGATGGCCGACCGTGTGGTGGTCATGTATGGAGGCCGTGTGGTGGAAGAAGGGGATGTGGTGGAGATCTTCAAAGCTCCCAAGCACCCTTACACCATGGGCCTGCTGAACTCCATTCCCCGGGTGGACTACCAGTCCGAAGACACGGGCACCAAGCGCAAGCTCGAAGCCATTCCCGGCAACGTTCCCAACCCCCTGAGGCTGCCCCCGGGTTGCTCTTTTGCACCCCGCTGCAAATTCATGGTTGAGGACTGCAACAAGGCTGTGCCTCCCCTCGAAAACACCGGGAACGGGCACATGTCCCGCTGCATCCGCTGGAGAGAACTATGA
- the secG gene encoding preprotein translocase subunit SecG, whose amino-acid sequence MQILVYILYVVAALGVVLFVLLQTPKQSGLSSGMGGGSDLFGGKGVEGGLIRMTSIFGGLFMVLALVLNFIAR is encoded by the coding sequence ATGCAGATTCTGGTCTACATTCTTTATGTTGTTGCTGCCCTCGGGGTGGTGCTGTTTGTGCTGCTTCAGACCCCCAAGCAGTCCGGTCTGTCCAGTGGCATGGGCGGCGGTTCTGACCTGTTCGGCGGCAAGGGCGTTGAAGGTGGCCTGATCCGCATGACCAGCATCTTTGGCGGCCTGTTCATGGTGCTTGCCCTGGTGCTCAACTTCATCGCCAGATGA